Genomic window (Psychromonas sp. L1A2):
TTGGGTCATAAACGATGTCGTATTCAACACCTTTAGGGAAATCTTTCGATAAACGTGCCATGGTTTCACGCACTTGATCTGAAAGCTCAATGGCATTCGATCCAGGACGTTGGAACACAGGCATCGCCAATGCAGGTTGGTTATCTAATTCAGCGCGTAATGAGTAGCTATCTTCACCTAAATCAACGCGTGCAATATCAGATAAACGGGTTAACTGACCTTCATTACCGACCTTTATAATAACTTGCTCAAATTCTTCAATGCTATTTAAACGGCCTTTAACGTTTAATAATATTTGGAATTGGCTGTCATTAGAAATCGGTTGCGCACCTAAACTACCGGCAGCAACTTGTTGGTTTTGAGAACGTAATGCGCTAACCACATCACCAGCCGTTAAACTACGTGCTGCTAAAGCATCTGGGTTTAACCAAACACGCATTGAATATTTACCACCACCGAATAACCGAACATCACCTACACCCGGTAAACGTGCAATTTCATCTTTAACATTTAAATCAGCATAGTTAGATAAATACGCCGTATCATGTGTTTTTTCTGGTGAATACAAATGTACCACCATGGTTAAATCTGGTGATGATTTTTCTGCTACCACACCTAAACGTTGCACTTCTTCAGGCAAACGCGGCAATGCACTGTTTACGCGATTTTGTACTTGTACCTGCGCACGATCTAAATCAGTACCTAATGCAAAGGTAACGGTTAATGTCATACGACCATCACTGGTTGCCTGTGAAAACATATACAACATGTCTTCAGTACCGTTAATTTCCTGCTCTAACGGTGTAGCAACAGTTTGACCGATTACCGTTGGATTCGCACCTGGGTAGTTGGCTGTTACGACGACTGTCGGAGGCACAACTTCAGGATATTCACTGACGGGTAGTTGGAATAAAGAGATACTACCAGCAATTAAAATAACTAAAGATAACATCGCCGCAAATATTGGGCGCTGTATAAAGAAATGTGAAAACTTCATTATAGTTCCTTAGTACTTGCCGTTAACGGCTCATCTACAGGTGATAATGTAAAAGCCACGCCAGCGCTATCAATATCCACAGAATTTGGTTTGATTGTCATACCTGGACCTACACGAGCAGGACCATTTACCGCAATTACATCACCCGCTTTTAAACCTGAAGTAATCGCACGTAAACTACCGTAACGTTCGCCTAGCTCTACTAAGGTGTATTGCAATACATCATCCTCGCCTACCGTCAGTACAAAGCTGTTTTTTAAATCAGTACCGATAGCACGTGAAGGAATAACCACTTGATCTGTTACTTCATTTGCAGCCAATCTAACGCGTGCAAAAGAACCCGCACGTAACCCTTTATTTTTTTCATCAAACACTGCGCGTACACGTAAAGTACCTGTCGATGGATTGATGCGGTTATCGATAAAATTAATATAGCCAGAATAAGGAAAATCGGTTTGACCTACTTTTTGCATCACCACTTGTTGATGGCTTGCCGCAGTCACATCGTCAAATGAGCCATTCCAAGTACGTTCGTCAATATCAAAATAACCATACATTTCTTTATTTGAAACAATTGACGTTAGTACCGTTTGTCCCGCTAAAATATTGTTACCACGAGTAATATTAGTGCGAGAGATAACACCATCGATCGGAGAGCGTATCGCAGTAAATTCTAGATCGAGTTGTGCAGCGCTAAGGTCTGCTTTCAATGACGCGAGTTGTGCTTCACCTTGGCGTAATGCAGAAGCTCGAGACTCAGCTTGCTCTGTTGAAATTGCTTTACGTTGAACCAAACGAACAGCACGTTGTGCCTCACTTCGTAATTGTTGTAATGCAGCTTGTGCACTGATCACTTGTGCTTTAAGCCCAGCCACTACCGCAGTAAAAGGACGACTGTCTAATTTAAATAACAAGTCTCCTTGTTTGACTTGATCACCTTCATGAAATGAGACTTGCTCTATCACACCCGATACACGCGGCATTAATGAAACTTGTTCAGGTGCTTCTAAACGCGTGGTGTAGGTATGCCATTTTTGAGTCGGTGTCACTAACACTTCTGCAACATCTATCGCCTGTAAAGGTCTTTGACTTGCAGACTTACTTGGCTCTTCTACACAACCGATTAATGTAAGACTTGCTACGCTAAAAATTGCAGCAATTAAATATTTGTTCATGGTGATGCTCCTTTTCTAATTACAGCAGATTTTACGGAACAAACTAGTGCAAAAAAAGCATCGTTTTTTAAATTCATTAGTGCCAAAATAGCACCAATGAATTATAAGAAAGTGATTTTATAATGATCGAAAATATCATTTAAATGCATTAAGGATTAAAAATGGATATCACCAGTCGACTATTAATGCTACTCGAAGTCGTTGAACAAGGCTCTTTTGCGAAAGCAGCAGAAACAAGAAACATAGACCGTTCGGTTGTTTCAAAGCAAATTGGACGTTTAGAAGATGAGTTAGGCGTTAGATTACTTAATCGCTCTACTCGCTCATTTTCTTTAACCGCTGCTGGTGCTGAAATGGTCAAAAAAACAATTGAGATACGTGATTTACTTGGCGATACGCTACGTTTGGCTGAAAATTATCACCAAGAACCACGTGGTGTGTTGAAGATAGCGAGTTCATCTATTATTGGTCGTCGCTATTTGCAACCTGTGATTAATGATTTTCAGAAACGTTTTCCACAAGTTGAAGTGGAACTTCGCTTAGACGATCGTGTTGTCGACATTATTTCTGAAGGTTTTGATTTAGCTTTCCGTATCGGTAAACCTAAAGATTCTTCTTTAATTGCTAGGCCAATCGCGCGTAATCGATTACTCATTTTAGCCTCACCGGAGTTTATTAAAAGTTACGGACACCCTACTAAAATAGAAGATTTAGCAGACTTACCAGCTGCTAGCTTTGCCACTGCGACGGCGAGAATGGAAGAAATCAGCTACTTAGACGAAGATGGTAAGCAAGCGGAACAAAAAATGAAAAGTGTTTTCAGGAGTAATGATGCAGATGTTCTATTAATGAAAGCCCTCTCTGGTAGCGCCTACTTTATAACGCCAGCATTTCTTGTTAACAACGAAATAAAAGATGGATTATTAGTGCCAATATTAACTAATTTAGCCTTACAGGATTATTATCCAGTTTATGCGGTCTATCCACATCGAGACCTCCCCGTAAGAACACGATTATTCTTTGATGCAGTATCTGAATATTTAGGTAAACAAAAACCAATTTGGGAAGAAGCGATTCCACACTTTGAGCAGCTTTATCAAGCATCATCAGGTAAAGATCTTAGCCCGAAATAAAGGGTTAAAAAATAAAGGTAAACCAAACTGTCGTTTACCTTTTACATTTTTAATACTTTAAAATAAACAAGATTAATCCTTTTATGTAATGAACATCTCACCCACTCTTTCAATAATCTACAAACAAAAATTAATACTTAAAAGCAAATAAATCAAACCAAAACATTATTACATCCTCACCCTGTAAATAATTCACACTTTCGCTCTATTATTTTTCATAAAAACAAAAATACACAATAAAAACAATAAGATAAAAAACTGGCACAGTAATGGCAATATACTTAATACACATCAAATAAAGGAGAAACAATATG
Coding sequences:
- a CDS encoding efflux RND transporter periplasmic adaptor subunit codes for the protein MNKYLIAAIFSVASLTLIGCVEEPSKSASQRPLQAIDVAEVLVTPTQKWHTYTTRLEAPEQVSLMPRVSGVIEQVSFHEGDQVKQGDLLFKLDSRPFTAVVAGLKAQVISAQAALQQLRSEAQRAVRLVQRKAISTEQAESRASALRQGEAQLASLKADLSAAQLDLEFTAIRSPIDGVISRTNITRGNNILAGQTVLTSIVSNKEMYGYFDIDERTWNGSFDDVTAASHQQVVMQKVGQTDFPYSGYINFIDNRINPSTGTLRVRAVFDEKNKGLRAGSFARVRLAANEVTDQVVIPSRAIGTDLKNSFVLTVGEDDVLQYTLVELGERYGSLRAITSGLKAGDVIAVNGPARVGPGMTIKPNSVDIDSAGVAFTLSPVDEPLTASTKEL
- a CDS encoding LysR family transcriptional regulator; the protein is MDITSRLLMLLEVVEQGSFAKAAETRNIDRSVVSKQIGRLEDELGVRLLNRSTRSFSLTAAGAEMVKKTIEIRDLLGDTLRLAENYHQEPRGVLKIASSSIIGRRYLQPVINDFQKRFPQVEVELRLDDRVVDIISEGFDLAFRIGKPKDSSLIARPIARNRLLILASPEFIKSYGHPTKIEDLADLPAASFATATARMEEISYLDEDGKQAEQKMKSVFRSNDADVLLMKALSGSAYFITPAFLVNNEIKDGLLVPILTNLALQDYYPVYAVYPHRDLPVRTRLFFDAVSEYLGKQKPIWEEAIPHFEQLYQASSGKDLSPK